Proteins encoded within one genomic window of Gadus chalcogrammus isolate NIFS_2021 chromosome 6, NIFS_Gcha_1.0, whole genome shotgun sequence:
- the rab3c gene encoding ras-related protein Rab-3C isoform X1 has protein sequence MDLYGKMAATQDAKGKGEGGDQNFDYMFKLLIIGNSSVGKTSFLFRYADDAFTSAFVSTVGIDFKVKTVYKNDKRIKLQIWDTAGQERYRTITTAYYRGAMGFILMYDITNEESFGAVQDWATQIKTYSWDNAQVVLAGNKCDMDEERVVSVDSGRLLAEQLGFEFFETSAKDNVNVKQTFERLVDLICDKMSESLDTDPAVTTGAPTAKLSDSAPPLQQQGCNC, from the exons ATGGACTTGTATGGGAAG ATGGCTGCCACTCAGGATGCaaaagggaagggagagggaggggaccaGAACTTTGACTACATGTTCAAGTTGCTGATTATTGGCAACAGCAGCGTAGGAAAGACGTCCTTCCTCTTCCGCTACGCTGACGACGCCTTCACCTCCGCCTTCGTCAGCACCGTGGGAATCGACTTCAAAGTTAAAACCGTCTACAAGAACGACAAACGGATCAAACTACAGATCTGG GACACAGCCGGCCAGGAGAGGTACAGGACCATCACCACGGCGTACTACCGCGGCGCCATGGGCTTCATCCTGATGTATGACATCACCAACGAGGAGTCGTTTGGCGCCGTGCAGGACTG gGCCACCCAGATAAAGACCTACTCCTGGGACAACGCTCAGGTGGTTTTGGCAGGAAACAAGTGTGACATGGACGAGGAAAGGGTGGTCTCAGTGGACAGCGGCCGGCTGCTTGCAGAACAGCTGG GTTTTGAGTTCTTTGAGACGAGTGCCAAGGACAACGTGAACGTGAAGCAGACCTTCGAGCGGCTGGTGGACCTGATCTGTGACAAGATGTCGGAGAGCCTGGACACGGACCCGGCCGTCACCACGGGGGCCCCCACCGCCAAGCTGAGCGACAGCGCCCCGCCCCTTCAGCAGCAAGGGTGCAACTGTTAG
- the rab3c gene encoding ras-related protein Rab-3C isoform X2: MAATQDAKGKGEGGDQNFDYMFKLLIIGNSSVGKTSFLFRYADDAFTSAFVSTVGIDFKVKTVYKNDKRIKLQIWDTAGQERYRTITTAYYRGAMGFILMYDITNEESFGAVQDWATQIKTYSWDNAQVVLAGNKCDMDEERVVSVDSGRLLAEQLGFEFFETSAKDNVNVKQTFERLVDLICDKMSESLDTDPAVTTGAPTAKLSDSAPPLQQQGCNC, encoded by the exons ATGGCTGCCACTCAGGATGCaaaagggaagggagagggaggggaccaGAACTTTGACTACATGTTCAAGTTGCTGATTATTGGCAACAGCAGCGTAGGAAAGACGTCCTTCCTCTTCCGCTACGCTGACGACGCCTTCACCTCCGCCTTCGTCAGCACCGTGGGAATCGACTTCAAAGTTAAAACCGTCTACAAGAACGACAAACGGATCAAACTACAGATCTGG GACACAGCCGGCCAGGAGAGGTACAGGACCATCACCACGGCGTACTACCGCGGCGCCATGGGCTTCATCCTGATGTATGACATCACCAACGAGGAGTCGTTTGGCGCCGTGCAGGACTG gGCCACCCAGATAAAGACCTACTCCTGGGACAACGCTCAGGTGGTTTTGGCAGGAAACAAGTGTGACATGGACGAGGAAAGGGTGGTCTCAGTGGACAGCGGCCGGCTGCTTGCAGAACAGCTGG GTTTTGAGTTCTTTGAGACGAGTGCCAAGGACAACGTGAACGTGAAGCAGACCTTCGAGCGGCTGGTGGACCTGATCTGTGACAAGATGTCGGAGAGCCTGGACACGGACCCGGCCGTCACCACGGGGGCCCCCACCGCCAAGCTGAGCGACAGCGCCCCGCCCCTTCAGCAGCAAGGGTGCAACTGTTAG